Part of the Lolium rigidum isolate FL_2022 chromosome 6, APGP_CSIRO_Lrig_0.1, whole genome shotgun sequence genome, CTGGCGTGCATGCAATCGTTTCTTCATAAGGCATCTTACAACTATCATTAACCTccctaaaaaaatatgaaaatatttcCAAGGAATATCATTCGATTATTACGACCCACACCAATCATCAGCTATCTGTATCTctttaacaaaacaaaacatCATATTCACAATGAATGAATCGCTTTCCTATGGCAAAATAGTAGTCCTGAACTGCATAATTTGCGGTCTGATGCTTCCTCTATCCCATGCGGAACTGAGAACAAAGCACCATCATTTCAAATACTTGCTCTTCTTCCCTGCATAGATTAACAGGAAGTATATAGCAGCACAGCCAGCAACGGTGCCCCATGTGGTCTCCCAGAACTTCATGTTCTTGATACTCGCCATCTCGGGGGTCTCTGGATCCTTCATCAGGTCGATGTGGATGTTCATGCCGAACAAGCTCACAACCACGATGCCCGCAGTGACCACCACCGTTGCCGTTGTGAGCATCACACCCGTCTGCAGCAGCCGGTTCTGCTGCTCGTCCAACATCATCTCGATGTATTTTTCAGTGTCGTCCACATAATCGTTGAGCTTCGCGCATATAAGAGGTGCATGTTAGGCTGTTAAAAACGTACGTCTAATGCTAGTGCCAGCACTGTAAATGAACTGCTGAAGATAAACATGCATTTGCGTTGATCTCAGTGACCAATGCAACTATAGTATGCACATTGGAGTATAAGAGAATGCGGTAGGATTTTTGTTACACAAATAGTCGGCGTGCCGACATAGTAAATATAAGTAAAATTCAGACGGTAAACCTGATAGTAGCAATTAATCATTTGCTACCAACAAAGGGGTGTGTGATCATGTTATCATTGTTATGGTGTTATGTATAAGCAGCAAATAGTCAGTGTGCTGACATAGCATAAATAAAATCGAAAACCTAAACCTTATAGTAGAAGTTAATCATTGGATTAACAAGTCCTAAGAGATGATCACAAGCATTGAATAAAAGGAAATGGGACTTACATGGCATAACTTGTTCAGCGTGCCATCAACCTGCACGAAGTAGGCTTCCAGAAGCATCTCCAACTCTTGGATGTCAGGCTTAACATGAGCAGAACTTTCATCGCCGCTGCTCTCTGTCTCGTCACCATGATCTTCTTCCTCTCTGAAAACAAGTGCATGCATAGATTAAAATGAAGCAGTACATTTTGGGAATGGCGAAAGAACCATTCATCTTTCAATCCGGATAGTCGTCTAAAACCATCATGTGTGCTAGATACTTTTTTGACAATTAATAGAACTCAGGCACTCCTACTATCCGGAGTACTTTAGTTATACTAGCTCTTAGTTTGATCCTATTATCCCAGAAACAAGGAAAAGAAAGACTAGGTGACATACTTGTCGTCATGATCAGCAGATGCGCGCTTATTCGATTCCACTCTGCCTGGCGACTCATTGGCTCCTTGAAACGCAAACTTCCTCGTCAGGTACAACTCGGACATATCTGCGTCGTCGTCTAGCAAGCGCTCGATATCATCCCTCACCTGCGATGCCATCAACAGACCACCACAGCCCAAAAACAAATTGAGAAACGCTTAAATACCATATACTAGCAGTTAACTGAAACTTATAACTGCTTCAGAGAAAGAACTGCTTGTATCCAACGCACAAGACTGAAGACTCCCAAATCCCAATTATATATACTACCTTCTGCACGCGCGCTAACAGCTCGACCAGACGGCTCTTGATCTGCCTGACATGCTCCAGGTTGCGCGTGCTAACCCTGGTGGCCAGCTCGTCCAATGCCGGGTACGCCTCCTTCTCGAGAGCCAACGTCTGGCGCCATCAGTTTGCACCAAGAAAGAAACATGGTAAGTTGGTAACAGGCGTGTGTCAGTACTCAGTACTCGATCGATTTGACAAATCATAAAATTCTGTAGCATAACACGGCCGGACTTAGTCCTGAAGTATATATATACCTCCGATTCCATGCATTTGCACGTGTGTTCGAGGCAGACCTCGAGCACCTTGAACTCGAAGGGCTGGTTCTTGGCGCAGCCAGGCGTGCCGAGCGCAGACATTGGCACGTTCCCCTGAGCACCCTGCTCCGTCTCGTCTCCGCCATCGGTTGCCAGATTCGCGATGGACGCGTCCTGCACGCGCGCAGAAGCATACCGGTTACAAAATGCAATCTATCATCGTGGTATATATGACTGGTGATCGCTGGGTGGTACGTAATGGTGACAATGGCGCGCGCGCGTGATCGTACCGGGAGGGCGAGGCGTGCGTGGAGTTCGAGGAGGAAGGGTTGGAGCCTCGGGTTGCTGGGATCGCGGACGAGCACCTcggcggcggtgacgatggccttgacgtgctcgaggttgaggacgATGGCGCGGTCGCGGCCGAGGATGGTGGACGGGTAGGAGAGGAGCGGGTCGAgcacgcggaggtcccgcgccggCAGCCCCGTCATCTCCATGATCCGGTGCCGCCCGAACTCCCCCGCCCGCGGCTCCCCTGCCGGCGGCACCACCAGCCACTCctggctcgccgccgccgccgccgcgcccttccgccgcggcaCCGGTACCGGCACTGGCGCCGGCGCGGGGTGCAGCGGGTGCCTCCGGTGCATGCGCGCGGGTCGGCTGGTCAGTTGGGCCGCGGCGGGGTTCCGGGCGCGGGTAGTTACAGTTGGGGAGCGTGTGTAAATTGGTTGCGGAGGGGCGGAGTTGGGAGGAGCTAGCTGAGGCCGCGCTGTGCTCCGGGGCGCGCGGTCACACGATGGTAGTCGGTTAGGATCTTTGCTGCGGCGGGTCAAATCGGATCACATACTCACGGTAATTTCCTGGTGAGTAAACTCGATAATCTTCGCCTCCATCACCGTACATATAAATATATATTTTACGATCACTAAATACAGCTTTATTTTTTGCGGTTTAAATGGAGAGCTTTATTCAAACATAAGCGCTCGTTGGACAGTCAGCCAGAAAGCTGAACGGAATGTGACCGAGAGCTGGATGGACGAGATAACTAAATACAACTGGAAAGTCTATGATAGTCACTGGGTGACCTAGAACATCGTATTTGCTGATGTCGGGtactggaccccacttgttagacCTTAAAGGGCTTTCAGTCATACACGTTTTTGTTTTGAAATCCCTAAACATTCCTCTACCTAGAGCTCCCTCTGGCAATTCCCCGCCTCCAAAACAACAATCCAAATGTGTTCCCCATGCCGATCCGCACTGCACCGCCGACCCCGCTGCCAACGTTCCCTCTGACGCCCTCTGGTTTTTTCGTCGGACACAAACCGTGCTACTCATCTAGCTCTAGTGGGCACATACCCGAGCGGACATTGCACAACATCTCTCAAGTTGCGTGACCTCGACGGTTTCCAGAAGGAACTCCGTCGCCCTTGGGCCGCCTCACCGCCTTGATGTCGGCGGGGCTCATGCTTTCGGCGGCGCGTAGGGCCACATGATGACCTCGATCCAGTGGGAAAAAAGCAGAGGAGACGCGGTGAAGGGAGGAGATCAAGCTCGCGGCGTCGCGAAAGGGTTCGAGCGGGCGCCACAGTAGCAGTTGCGGTGCGAGCACGATGAGGATGTGGCCGGAGTTAGGTGTGCGGGGTGGCCGACGCATTTGGCCGGAGAAGATAGCTATCACTTTGCCAATTTTCCGGTTTAGCCCTTCTATTTCTAATATTGTAAATTAGTCACTgcctttgtgtgtgtgtgtgggggggggggctggcatttttttcttttcgaaatgGAGGTGTGACCCCCCAGGTCTCTGCATCGTATAGATATATACGATCTTTATTAATTGCTTTTTATTAAGATAGTCAACAAAGAACATACGAAGAACATACATCATAAAATCCGAAGCCACGAGACAACACCTACAACAATGGATGAAAATCATGTCAACAGGGCCTCCTTGTGACCGGAAAGACAACGAAATCACTCGACCAACTAAGGACGAGGAACAATTGCATACCCTGAGACGCCCTCTAGGACAAAGGAGAGCTTACATCTAGATTAGCAGACTCTTAGCGAGCACATCATGTACACGTCATACAAGCTGCCGTAGTCATCAAACCTCCGACCAATTTTCATGGTTAAGATCCGCATAAACTTTGCCGGGTCCTGCCACCGACTGCGATGCCAGCCAGCGCGGTCCCCCTGCACACATACATCATCTGCATCCGCTGTCGGTACACCGCTGTCCGGACATGTCCTTCGAGAGGTACATGGTTTCTAGCCTAGCTAGAAAAGTTCACGTACCCTCATACTGAGAGAAAGGCACACGAGGCAAAAACTTGAGCAAGTTGGCTCGAGGGCTTTCATCGGAGTCTCCGGTCTAGGTGGACTGGAGTCTCCGGTGTGCTAGGACGGAGTCTCTGGTCTAGAGACTTGCACACAACTGCAATATTGTGGTTCTCTCCACCACACTTCTCAGCCAACCCCTAATCTTGATCTTGAGCACCTCCAGACACTTCACCACAAAGCTACGGGCGCCGTNNNNNNNNNNNNNNNNNNNNNNNNNNNNNNNNNNNNNNNNNNNNNNNNNNNNNNNNNNNNNNNNNNNNNNNNNNNNNNNNNNNNNNNNNNNNNNNNNNNNTCATTGCCGTTAACGACATGTGAGAGGAGAGGACGACGAGATAAATGTTGGATCGAGCCAATCACCTGCTCGCGCATCCTTTAATGGCTGCCTCATCCTGAAATTGGCAACAAGGATGATGCATATGGCCGTCGGTAGTGACCTTCGGCCGGCGGCGGTCGCGGCTGCCTGCGCCTGCTACGTTTCCACTGGTTGGAGATGGTTGCTGCGTGTTGCCACAATTAGCAAGCATGGGCACGCGGCATCATTTTAATCCTTaaactagatgattccccgcgccTTAGCTGCCGCGGGATGTTTGGTGAATGAATTTCAAAGAAATATGTCAACTTTTTTTATGGTTTGCATCACCTAGTACCAAGTATATTCCAAGTATCCATAGATGGCTTATGAGTTTTTAATCCTAAagataaatcaaagaacacaatggaGCGATTCCCTCAAGttattacataataaatataTCGGTTTTAAGGAAAATGACCAAATGCTTTGTTATCATTTTGTTTTTCGGTGAAGAAAAGACATGATTGTTAAGTTGTTATCTAGAAATATGACCAAATGCTACGATACCATAGTGTTAGATAGAAATATGCATCTTTTTTCCCCTTAAAACATGTTAAGAGGCAATATGTGTGACATGGAGACTTTTGGTACTTATTAAAATATTAGAGGTGgatactaaaatattagaaatgatTAAAAATAAATATACTTTATAATATGTTTGTTATTAATTCTATAATTGTGGCGCGATTGGGTTTTCCACCTTAAGTTAATATTCTTAGGACCCATATATGAAGTGCTAGCAACAAAATATTTGGTGAACCCTCACGATCTTCAAGGTTAAAATGGGTTCCGTGCTGCTCGAAGTCTGTAAGCATTTGTATTACatatttgggatttctattttcgtgccctcgggtccttagttgtactcggttttccccggctccttagtttttcctcggttttccccaagcccttgtgcgAACCgcgagaaggagctcggacggaaggaatccgttaagttgaccgttccgtgcttgacgagtggggtcgtgtcgtttgtggggtcgcgtcgtgtgggaccgcgtgggacggggacgaggccgtgtttgtgtggccgtagcgtgtggggccgtagcgtgtggagccgtgtgggtcgggacgggggcacgagtggtttctgtctcttccgcCCGGATTAgcgagttttcaatgtacctttttcctctctatcgctcgatctcattcatatttgatagcccaaattggtagcaaatctagagcagcttctccttcgttttttaacgccattcatttctttatgccttcgtttttacccaatcaggtaggaaatctagggcacaaatccggaagaaaaaatataggataaggctGCATAcgacaaccaacatagcatagatatattcgggacagatccaaaagtagtaccgatagatccaacataagctacaatttacatgaaattaaggctgctctacggatagagcgatcacatacgagagagtgcggtaggcacgttcaacgcctccgggtagcgcgtgtgactcgcttggaggttgcgcgggtgaatcccaagtgctttgtgtttggccatgtacgcatgcacgttcacggtccttccaactctagcgccacatcgcgCAATGGATTcggcatggttcaccggggagttgaagtcggtggcgcggagcttctgttgcgaaggggcacttgtaaatgcctcgagcaaaagggccatcgtaatggccggactgcagcctctgaggacgtgacgagtcttggtgtggaaggactcgtcgtcggcttgtcgacgtcgctgctctgcactttgtcacgtagcaccaaagatcgtgcaaaaaacacggagtcaattgcaacgatgatggaacagagagtgaacaaaaaatcatgcatgataatatgggctcgaaaaaaagaggtagcctcggttacattggacacacttatatccgggatttgagtcggcaaaccaaagatcatgcacaacaaatttgtacacaccaattgttttgaccaaaccactgaatcaatttatgcccaaatattcatcatcatcggcacaaatcttaaacaaaagcaaatcacaaacactaataacgcaagatctaacacaaaaggatcgaactaggaacggacgaacggtaataacgcaagatctaacaaaaaaggattgaactaggaacggacgaaccgtaataacggtagatctaacacaaaatgattgaaatgagataagaactagggaacaaagggttacctccggctcgttgtcgacgatggtggtgtcgtaggggttctccggcgcgtcgtgctTGCctttggttcgtacgggtcccaatcgacgggggcgggatggtggcggcggccgatgcgccggctgctacgttggaggcggcgacgaggggcactggacgggggcggcggccgatgcgccggctgctacgttggaagcagcgacggggggcacggacgggggcggcggccgatgcgccgggctcgctacgttggaagcggcgacgggggcacggacgggggcggcggccgatgcgccggctgctacgatggaagcggcgacgggggcacggacgggggcggcgggctgatgtgccgacaatgggcatctcattcttctccatcgccggcggttttcttcggggtttttcttcggttgtggagaa contains:
- the LOC124658970 gene encoding magnesium transporter MRS2-E-like; this translates as MHRRHPLHPAPAPVPVPVPRRKGAAAAAASQEWLVVPPAGEPRAGEFGRHRIMEMTGLPARDLRVLDPLLSYPSTILGRDRAIVLNLEHVKAIVTAAEVLVRDPSNPRLQPFLLELHARLALPDASIANLATDGGDETEQGAQGNVPMSALGTPGCAKNQPFEFKVLEVCLEHTCKCMESETLALEKEAYPALDELATRVSTRNLEHVRQIKSRLVELLARVQKVRDDIERLLDDDADMSELYLTRKFAFQGANESPGRVESNKRASADHDDKEEEDHGDETESSGDESSAHVKPDIQELEMLLEAYFVQVDGTLNKLCHLNDYVDDTEKYIEMMLDEQQNRLLQTGVMLTTATVVVTAGIVVVSLFGMNIHIDLMKDPETPEMASIKNMKFWETTWGTVAGCAAIYFLLIYAGKKSKYLK